One region of Effusibacillus lacus genomic DNA includes:
- the hypE gene encoding hydrogenase expression/formation protein HypE, with translation MKTTKVHFTDPHIELAHGAGGKASRRLIEGLLVPYLMKDTLTELNDAAYVDADGRRLAFTVDSYVVKPLVFPGGSIGEIAINGTVNDLAMGGAKPLAMVTTLILEAGLAASELEREVVAMAKAAQRAGVPVVGGDTKVVEHGKADGLYITTAGIGLSDPRVHLSAQNVRPGDQVILSGPIGDHGITVLLARGELDLEADLTSDTRPLWPFVAALIEVAAPGLRWMRDPTRGGLATALNELARDARVAVVLDEEAIQVRPAVRGACEILGLDPLHIANEGQFVAIVSPEYAEIAIDALKRVPGGEEARRIGEIQKEPNRVVLARSRYGGTRVIDMLVGDPLPRIC, from the coding sequence ATGAAGACCACCAAAGTGCATTTTACCGATCCCCACATTGAGTTGGCCCATGGCGCCGGCGGGAAAGCCAGCCGACGGCTTATCGAGGGGTTGTTGGTTCCTTACTTGATGAAAGACACGTTGACGGAGTTGAACGATGCGGCGTATGTTGACGCGGATGGCCGGCGATTGGCATTTACGGTGGACAGCTATGTGGTGAAGCCGCTTGTATTTCCAGGCGGGTCCATCGGGGAAATCGCCATAAACGGGACGGTCAACGATTTGGCCATGGGCGGCGCCAAACCGTTGGCGATGGTTACCACGCTGATTTTAGAAGCGGGTTTGGCCGCATCCGAACTGGAACGGGAAGTGGTGGCCATGGCCAAGGCGGCGCAGCGTGCCGGAGTGCCCGTGGTGGGGGGCGATACGAAGGTGGTGGAACACGGGAAGGCGGACGGGCTGTACATTACCACTGCAGGTATTGGTCTCTCAGATCCACGCGTCCATCTTTCGGCTCAAAACGTTCGACCCGGTGATCAGGTGATTCTGTCAGGACCGATAGGGGATCACGGGATCACAGTCCTTCTGGCCAGGGGAGAACTGGATTTGGAAGCGGATCTCACCTCGGATACGCGCCCGCTGTGGCCGTTTGTGGCGGCTCTCATCGAGGTTGCGGCGCCTGGACTGAGGTGGATGCGTGATCCGACGCGGGGCGGACTGGCGACAGCGTTAAACGAATTGGCACGAGATGCCAGGGTTGCCGTCGTGCTGGACGAGGAAGCGATTCAGGTACGTCCAGCGGTGCGCGGTGCCTGTGAAATTTTAGGCCTGGATCCACTCCACATTGCCAATGAAGGGCAGTTTGTGGCCATTGTTTCTCCGGAATATGCCGAAATCGCGATCGACGCTCTCAAACGTGTACCAGGCGGGGAGGAGGCGCGGCGCATCGGAGAAATCCAGAAAGAACCGAATCGAGTCGTCCTGGCGCGGTCCCGGTATGGAGGTACGCGGGTCATTGATATGCTTGTGGGTGATCCGTTGCCGCGTATCTGCTAA
- a CDS encoding SIS domain-containing protein — protein sequence MERFPIWVKERLYSRNEASRRFFPKESERLARACQEMAVRFLNGGRLLAFGRGAYATDAQHVSVEFVHPVIVGKRALPALDLSMAFSEWVKTIIRPEDIVMGFSPPEGDAAVDEALAFARSKGAQTFALPGRTGDYAVAPPDEDPFIQQELIEILYHTLWETVHVFFEHRELGREAGEASFLYPFLGSERQDMSRVVTEVARSIEEKAKDVEQLREKVAEEESEQIVRAIHTLAEQIDRGGKLIVFGNGGSATDANDWALDMTLPPKGMRPYPAVSLAMEPAILSALANDVGAEVIFLRQLIAQAGANDVVIAISTSGGSKNVLMTLAEARRRGLTTMALLGYDGGEIVRNGLADIPIVIRSDYIPRIQEAQASVYHIIREGLEELVKDA from the coding sequence ATGGAACGTTTCCCGATATGGGTAAAGGAACGCCTTTATTCGCGTAACGAGGCCTCGCGGCGCTTTTTCCCCAAAGAATCGGAACGGCTTGCGCGAGCATGTCAGGAAATGGCCGTACGGTTCCTCAACGGCGGACGCCTTCTTGCGTTTGGCCGTGGGGCATATGCGACCGACGCACAGCACGTTTCCGTCGAGTTTGTGCACCCCGTTATCGTCGGCAAACGGGCGCTTCCCGCTCTGGATCTATCCATGGCGTTTTCTGAATGGGTAAAAACGATCATCCGACCGGAGGACATCGTGATGGGGTTTTCGCCTCCGGAAGGGGACGCAGCGGTGGATGAGGCGTTGGCCTTTGCCCGGTCAAAGGGCGCGCAAACGTTTGCTTTGCCGGGGAGGACCGGCGATTACGCTGTGGCGCCGCCGGACGAGGATCCGTTTATTCAACAAGAATTGATCGAGATTTTGTATCATACCTTGTGGGAGACGGTTCACGTCTTTTTTGAACATCGGGAACTTGGCCGGGAAGCAGGGGAAGCATCGTTTTTATATCCGTTTCTCGGATCTGAAAGGCAAGACATGTCGCGTGTCGTAACCGAAGTGGCCCGATCGATCGAGGAAAAGGCGAAAGACGTGGAACAGTTACGGGAAAAAGTGGCGGAAGAAGAATCGGAACAGATTGTCCGAGCTATTCACACCCTGGCTGAGCAGATTGACCGGGGAGGAAAACTGATTGTCTTCGGCAACGGCGGATCCGCCACCGATGCCAACGACTGGGCATTGGATATGACGCTCCCGCCTAAAGGGATGAGACCCTATCCAGCCGTTTCTTTGGCCATGGAACCGGCGATTCTCTCGGCGTTGGCAAATGACGTGGGGGCGGAGGTCATTTTTTTGCGTCAACTTATTGCCCAAGCCGGAGCCAACGACGTCGTCATTGCGATTTCCACCAGCGGTGGCTCGAAAAACGTGCTCATGACCCTGGCGGAGGCGAGAAGACGCGGGTTGACGACGATGGCCCTTCTCGGCTACGACGGGGGCGAGATCGTCCGAAACGGCTTGGCGGACATTCCCATCGTCATTCGCTCCGACTACATTCCGCGCATCCAGGAAGCACAAGCAAGCGTTTATCACATCATCCGTGAAGGTCTGGAGGAGCTGGTAAAGGATGCTTGA
- a CDS encoding glutaredoxin, which produces MLELFGTKGCPYTKDLRESLLWDGEEFAEYDVEEDREALRRLIALTGGTTVPVLAEDERVIQIGYLGRGCIVARPSSAEDASK; this is translated from the coding sequence ATGCTTGAACTTTTTGGCACGAAAGGATGCCCCTACACGAAGGATCTGCGGGAATCTTTGCTGTGGGACGGGGAGGAGTTTGCAGAATATGACGTGGAAGAAGACCGGGAGGCGTTAAGACGGCTGATCGCTTTGACAGGTGGAACCACTGTTCCTGTACTGGCGGAAGACGAACGGGTCATTCAAATCGGGTATTTGGGACGAGGCTGCATTGTGGCACGCCCTTCTTCCGCGGAAGATGCGTCTAAGTAA
- the hypF gene encoding carbamoyltransferase HypF produces the protein MKTARRIRVYGVVQGIGFRPFIFRLAKRWELSGWVLNGERGVEIHLEGDADALQSFLQEITTRPPALAQVTGLEIEDADVEGLPDFQIRESIRNDRPTVYIPADLAVCPACLSELFDPANRRYLYPYINCTECGPRYTVIQRLPYDRPYTTMKVWPLCAACSAEYHEPTDRRFHAQPTACPECGPHYYMRWQGGEMRGDDKVIEQTSQLLREGRILAIKGLGGYHLACDAENSQAVWTLRERKRRGAKPFALMVKDIETARTLIDLSPEEEALLVSSARPIVLARAHRSLPGVAPDNTDLGVMLPYTPLHHLLFHFGAPPVLVMTSANRSSEPIVYKDEDAVEELQGLPDAWLIGERPIARFVDDSVVRVSAFGPTVLRRARGYAPLPVTQFPGERSILAVGSDLKNTVTLVVKGQAIISQHLGDLTRYEAYTAFEQTVFDLMSMYDVPLSETVVAYDLHPDHRSAQFALGLEACEHFGIQHHRAHVASVLAERKALDKRVIGVAFDGTGFGDDGAIWGGELFVGSAAEGLERCGHLRYAVLPGGDAAARIPLQAMTGFFADDPGLAMDMGRRLAFPERFFTAFKLVKKKLRTFPTTSVGRLFDAASAILGFTDAISFEGQAAIWLEHLARTVPVEKVYPFPWNEKELDYRPLLHALLEDRLNGRDVAAIARSFHRSIAEGVYKSVLALGEAHGVDTVVLAGGVFQNTLLLADLKELFAESAMNVWLGRQIPPNDGGISLGQAALVAAICRYR, from the coding sequence ATGAAGACGGCACGTCGGATTCGCGTCTATGGCGTTGTCCAGGGGATCGGGTTCCGCCCCTTTATCTTTCGTTTGGCCAAGCGGTGGGAGCTCAGTGGATGGGTGCTCAACGGGGAAAGGGGCGTCGAGATTCATTTGGAAGGGGACGCAGATGCCCTCCAGTCGTTTCTTCAAGAAATCACGACACGTCCTCCTGCGTTAGCCCAGGTTACCGGTCTGGAAATCGAAGACGCAGATGTGGAAGGGTTGCCCGATTTTCAAATCCGTGAAAGCATTCGCAATGATCGGCCGACGGTGTACATCCCTGCCGATCTTGCCGTGTGTCCGGCGTGTTTAAGCGAGTTGTTCGATCCTGCAAACCGCCGCTATCTGTATCCGTACATCAATTGCACGGAGTGCGGTCCCCGTTATACCGTGATACAACGCCTGCCGTATGACCGTCCCTATACGACGATGAAAGTGTGGCCCCTGTGCGCGGCTTGTTCAGCTGAATATCATGAGCCGACCGACCGCCGGTTCCACGCGCAACCAACCGCCTGTCCCGAATGCGGGCCTCATTATTACATGCGGTGGCAGGGCGGCGAGATGCGAGGAGATGACAAAGTCATCGAACAAACGTCCCAACTTCTCCGCGAAGGACGCATCCTGGCGATCAAAGGGCTTGGCGGGTATCACCTGGCGTGCGATGCAGAAAACAGCCAGGCAGTGTGGACACTCAGGGAACGGAAGCGCCGCGGGGCGAAACCGTTCGCCCTGATGGTAAAAGACATCGAGACGGCGCGAACGCTTATTGATCTTTCCCCCGAAGAAGAAGCACTCCTTGTGTCTTCGGCCCGTCCCATCGTGTTGGCCCGGGCACACCGGTCACTCCCGGGCGTGGCCCCGGACAATACCGACTTGGGAGTAATGCTCCCGTATACGCCGCTTCATCATTTGTTGTTTCATTTCGGTGCGCCGCCTGTACTCGTGATGACGAGCGCCAATCGTTCCAGTGAACCGATCGTCTATAAAGACGAAGATGCTGTGGAAGAGCTTCAAGGACTTCCCGACGCTTGGCTCATCGGGGAGCGTCCCATTGCCCGCTTCGTCGACGATTCCGTCGTCCGTGTGAGTGCATTCGGCCCCACAGTACTCCGCCGGGCGAGGGGGTACGCCCCGCTTCCTGTCACTCAATTTCCCGGAGAACGGTCCATTCTTGCTGTCGGGTCTGACTTGAAAAATACCGTTACTCTGGTCGTCAAAGGGCAAGCGATCATCAGCCAACATTTGGGGGATCTGACGCGGTACGAGGCGTATACGGCGTTTGAACAGACCGTCTTCGACCTGATGTCGATGTATGACGTCCCATTGTCGGAAACGGTCGTGGCGTATGATCTCCATCCGGATCATCGCTCCGCCCAATTTGCACTTGGTTTGGAAGCTTGCGAGCACTTTGGCATCCAGCATCATCGTGCCCATGTGGCATCCGTGCTGGCGGAACGGAAGGCCCTGGACAAACGGGTGATCGGAGTGGCATTTGACGGGACAGGCTTTGGCGACGATGGGGCAATCTGGGGCGGGGAGCTGTTTGTCGGAAGTGCTGCAGAAGGGTTGGAACGGTGCGGCCATCTTCGTTACGCCGTGCTGCCTGGCGGCGATGCGGCGGCTCGCATACCGCTTCAGGCGATGACCGGTTTCTTTGCAGACGATCCGGGATTGGCGATGGATATGGGCCGACGGCTTGCCTTTCCGGAACGGTTTTTTACCGCCTTCAAACTGGTGAAAAAAAAACTCCGCACTTTTCCCACCACGTCCGTCGGTCGGCTGTTTGATGCAGCGTCTGCCATTTTGGGATTCACTGATGCCATTTCCTTTGAAGGCCAGGCAGCCATTTGGCTCGAACATCTTGCCCGCACTGTTCCGGTGGAAAAGGTGTACCCTTTTCCGTGGAATGAAAAAGAGCTCGATTATCGTCCTCTATTGCATGCGTTGCTCGAAGATCGTTTGAACGGACGGGACGTGGCGGCGATTGCCCGTTCGTTTCACAGGAGCATCGCAGAAGGCGTATATAAAAGCGTCCTTGCTTTGGGAGAAGCCCACGGGGTCGACACGGTTGTACTGGCCGGCGGTGTCTTTCAAAATACTCTTTTGCTGGCCGATCTGAAGGAACTGTTTGCGGAAAGCGCCATGAACGTATGGCTGGGGAGGCAGATACCTCCCAATGACGGGGGCATCAGTCTGGGGCAGGCGGCGTTGGTGGCGGCCATATGCCGATATCGGTAG
- a CDS encoding Glu/Leu/Phe/Val family dehydrogenase: MSETLNPYEIAKKQIETAADKLRLDSHIVEILKKPMRVLSVSFPVKMDDGTIRVFEGYRSQHNDAIGPTKGGIRFHPNVTLDEVKALSMWMSFKCGVVGLPYGGAKGGVICDPRNLSPGELERISRGFIEAIAQIIGPDKDIPAPDVYTNSQVMGWMMDTFSRLNKSFSPGVITGKPLILGGSKGRTEATARGCVITIREAMKELGRPLQDATVAIQGFGNVGRITAKLLSVLGCKIVSISDSKGAVLDPDGLDITKVERLKDQGSILDYDSDYQIDPQELLELDVDILVPAALENSITVENADRIKARIVAEAANGPITPDADQILAVNKTRVIPDILANAGGVTVSYFEWVQNLMNYYWSEEEVNVKLSEVMVRSFHAVNQAANKYETDLRTAAYMISLQRIVDAMKARGWV; this comes from the coding sequence ATGTCAGAAACTTTGAATCCGTACGAAATTGCGAAGAAACAGATTGAAACTGCGGCAGACAAACTGCGCCTGGATTCGCACATCGTGGAAATATTGAAAAAACCGATGCGGGTTCTCTCAGTGTCCTTCCCGGTGAAAATGGATGACGGTACGATCCGGGTGTTTGAGGGGTACAGATCCCAACATAACGATGCGATCGGTCCGACCAAAGGCGGGATTCGATTTCATCCAAATGTCACACTGGATGAAGTCAAGGCTCTGTCGATGTGGATGTCTTTTAAATGCGGTGTGGTAGGGCTTCCCTACGGAGGTGCCAAAGGCGGAGTCATCTGTGATCCGCGCAATCTCAGCCCCGGAGAACTCGAACGGATCAGCCGGGGATTTATTGAAGCGATTGCCCAGATCATCGGTCCGGACAAAGACATACCTGCACCGGATGTTTACACGAATTCGCAAGTGATGGGTTGGATGATGGATACATTCAGCCGCTTGAATAAATCGTTCTCTCCCGGCGTCATCACCGGAAAACCGTTGATTTTGGGAGGCTCCAAAGGAAGAACCGAGGCAACCGCCCGCGGTTGTGTCATCACGATCAGGGAAGCGATGAAAGAACTCGGCCGGCCTTTGCAAGATGCCACGGTCGCCATCCAAGGCTTCGGCAATGTGGGGAGAATTACGGCAAAACTGCTGTCGGTACTGGGATGCAAAATCGTGTCGATCAGCGATTCGAAAGGGGCCGTTTTGGATCCGGACGGGCTCGACATTACGAAAGTAGAGCGCCTGAAAGATCAAGGCTCCATACTGGATTATGACTCTGATTATCAAATCGATCCCCAGGAATTGCTCGAATTGGATGTGGACATTTTGGTTCCGGCCGCACTGGAAAACTCTATTACAGTGGAGAATGCCGACCGGATCAAAGCCAGGATCGTTGCGGAGGCGGCAAACGGCCCGATCACCCCGGATGCGGATCAAATCCTTGCGGTCAACAAGACAAGGGTGATTCCGGATATTTTGGCGAATGCAGGAGGCGTGACGGTTTCCTACTTTGAATGGGTGCAAAACCTGATGAATTATTACTGGAGTGAGGAAGAAGTGAACGTTAAGCTGTCAGAGGTGATGGTTCGCAGCTTTCATGCGGTCAATCAAGCTGCAAACAAGTATGAGACCGATCTGAGGACTGCAGCCTATATGATTTCCCTGCAACGAATTGTGGACGCCATGAAAGCCCGCGGCTGGGTGTAA
- a CDS encoding phosphate-starvation-inducible PsiE family protein: MKKSVEKAYQIAELIIRVFEIGLSFFIVIGIFVEGILHAKRLWKVTYEGELQSFQIFLDNVLLYIIGLEVAMMFVKREPNIMVDILIFAIARKMIIDTSKGIDFLFGAFAILILYIVKCYGIRCILLPGYFRRAANSPDSNPHSSDAQSSG, from the coding sequence ATGAAAAAAAGCGTCGAAAAAGCCTATCAAATTGCAGAATTGATTATACGCGTCTTCGAAATCGGGCTGTCCTTTTTTATAGTGATTGGCATCTTCGTCGAAGGAATTTTGCACGCAAAGCGGCTGTGGAAAGTGACTTATGAAGGCGAATTGCAGTCATTTCAAATTTTTCTCGATAACGTCTTATTGTATATCATCGGTCTCGAAGTCGCTATGATGTTTGTCAAGCGTGAACCGAACATTATGGTGGACATCCTGATCTTTGCCATCGCGCGAAAAATGATCATTGATACATCAAAAGGCATCGACTTTCTGTTTGGAGCGTTTGCCATCCTTATCTTGTACATCGTCAAATGCTATGGGATCCGTTGTATTTTGCTGCCGGGATATTTCCGGCGTGCGGCAAACTCTCCGGATTCGAATCCGCATTCCTCCGACGCTCAAAGCTCGGGTTAA
- a CDS encoding LexA family protein yields the protein MILTERRKQFLQKLIDLYQKTNVPVHYETLAKALGVSKWTAYDMLKELEKLGYLTRDYAVNPGETGRSQIVFLPTIKASSLFEQKRSEIINSEEWHKTKTKVLEFLNSLKGYSMSDAIQKVLEEIPKVQVRVVFCAYFIGLLLIYLRKLGGRTESLINSLVQNAPTNEMRMTMFVGTVLGTIIQTMNHEIGIEVTELVGRYLKSITDLSDQERGMLSDFLNEALA from the coding sequence ATGATTTTGACTGAACGTCGGAAGCAATTTCTTCAGAAGTTGATCGACTTATACCAAAAGACAAACGTGCCTGTTCATTACGAAACTTTGGCGAAAGCTCTTGGCGTCAGCAAATGGACGGCATATGACATGCTTAAGGAACTTGAAAAGCTTGGCTATCTCACCCGTGATTACGCTGTGAATCCCGGCGAAACAGGACGTTCCCAAATCGTTTTTCTGCCGACGATCAAAGCTTCGAGCTTGTTCGAACAAAAACGTTCTGAAATCATAAATTCGGAAGAGTGGCATAAAACAAAAACGAAGGTGCTTGAGTTTCTGAACAGTTTAAAAGGGTACAGCATGAGCGATGCCATTCAAAAGGTATTGGAGGAGATTCCGAAAGTACAGGTGCGGGTAGTCTTTTGCGCGTATTTCATCGGACTTCTTCTTATATATCTCCGAAAGTTGGGAGGGAGAACCGAGTCATTGATTAACAGTCTTGTTCAAAACGCCCCGACAAACGAAATGCGAATGACGATGTTTGTGGGGACCGTCCTTGGCACTATCATTCAAACGATGAACCACGAGATTGGAATCGAGGTAACGGAACTGGTCGGACGATATCTGAAATCGATTACCGACCTTTCTGATCAAGAAAGGGGAATGCTTTCCGATTTTCTTAATGAAGCTCTAGCCTGA
- a CDS encoding patatin-like phospholipase family protein, translating into MKVGLALGGGAVRGFAHIGVLKVFKKHQIPIDFIAGTSMGGVIGGLVAAGIDIEEIEEFVLTTPSYRIVDIGIRKRGILAGNKIYAMLIQFMEQTGLGDIRIEELKTPFRAVSVDLIKGKVFVFDEGSLSLAIRATTSVPGIFSPVHYRDKVLVDGGVLNNLPADLLRAQGMDVVLAVDVEREHEEQEPRNIFEVVYRSFAIMTTEQRRANLRYADVVFRPEVGHILAFETSKIRDCIEAGEREAQNRIHEVKKLLK; encoded by the coding sequence ATGAAAGTGGGATTGGCTTTGGGGGGCGGGGCGGTACGCGGATTCGCACATATTGGCGTGTTAAAAGTTTTTAAGAAGCATCAAATACCGATTGATTTTATAGCAGGTACCAGCATGGGTGGAGTAATTGGGGGGTTGGTGGCCGCTGGTATCGACATCGAGGAAATTGAGGAGTTTGTCCTAACCACTCCATCGTATCGAATTGTAGATATTGGAATTCGCAAAAGGGGTATCTTAGCCGGGAACAAAATATACGCCATGCTGATTCAATTTATGGAACAAACAGGACTCGGCGATATTCGAATTGAGGAGCTCAAGACCCCTTTTCGGGCGGTTTCGGTAGATTTGATCAAGGGGAAAGTATTTGTTTTTGACGAAGGGAGTCTTAGTTTAGCCATTCGAGCCACTACATCTGTCCCAGGCATTTTTTCTCCCGTTCATTATCGAGACAAAGTGTTGGTGGATGGGGGAGTTTTGAATAACCTTCCGGCAGATTTGCTGCGTGCTCAGGGAATGGATGTAGTCTTGGCGGTGGATGTTGAAAGAGAACATGAAGAACAGGAACCTCGCAATATTTTTGAAGTGGTCTACCGTTCTTTTGCCATTATGACCACAGAACAACGACGTGCCAATCTGCGGTATGCGGATGTTGTTTTTCGACCCGAAGTTGGACATATTTTGGCTTTTGAAACAAGTAAGATTCGGGATTGCATTGAAGCCGGCGAACGTGAGGCTCAAAACAGGATTCATGAAGTAAAAAAATTACTAAAATAA
- a CDS encoding phasin family protein, with protein sequence MIDLIKKGLALGIGLAVTSKEQVEKVVDEMVKKGEMSQEESKEVISRLIQRGEEEQRELKRMMREEIKQILAELNIATKEDINRLDRRIQNLENQEQ encoded by the coding sequence ATGATTGACTTGATTAAAAAAGGACTGGCATTGGGAATCGGGCTAGCCGTAACAAGCAAGGAGCAAGTGGAAAAGGTTGTTGACGAGATGGTTAAAAAGGGTGAAATGAGTCAAGAGGAGTCGAAGGAAGTCATTAGCCGATTGATTCAAAGAGGAGAGGAAGAACAACGAGAACTGAAACGCATGATGCGAGAGGAGATCAAACAGATTTTGGCTGAACTCAATATTGCCACCAAAGAGGACATAAACCGATTGGATCGGCGCATACAAAATTTGGAGAATCAAGAACAATAG
- the ubiB gene encoding 2-polyprenylphenol 6-hydroxylase: MIGKRMRHISRYRDIALALVRHGFGIVVEEIGFAHLLSFPQRLLAEPKERDGKKIGERIRLVLQDLGPTFVKLGQIASTRPDLIPEDIVRELVKLQDRVPPFSFPEVCEIVQQELGGKVEEIFHHFDEFPLAAASIGQVHRATLHSGEDVAVKVQRPNIINVIESDLEIIQDLAILAEHRLEWAERYQIRDMVEEFSKSLRAELDYTIEGRNSEKISNQFRNDPKIYVPKVFWDYSTKKVLTMEYIEGVKFNEPEKLIEKGYNQKLLAERLANAIFRQIFIEGFFHGDPHPGNVLVLQGEVIAFMDFGMVGRLTPEMKYHFSSLVIALMRQSTEGVIKAILRMGIVPDDVNMAQLRKDVENLKEKYYGVPLSQLSLGEAVNDLFAAAFQHRIRIPADLTLLGKTLLTVEGVVEKLDPDFSILDIAEPFGRQLLKERIHPKTVAEILWKHAAEYGEFLSNLPGNIKELKSLIKRGRLRLEIDIPELDLFLRKLERISNRLSFSIVLLAFSIIMVGIIIGSSLGRQTTLLWKIPAIEIGFAVATLMFLWLLYSIFKSGRF; the protein is encoded by the coding sequence ATGATTGGAAAAAGGATGCGGCACATCAGTCGTTATCGAGATATCGCACTAGCTTTAGTTCGTCACGGGTTTGGAATCGTTGTTGAGGAAATTGGTTTTGCCCATTTGCTTTCCTTTCCCCAAAGATTACTCGCTGAACCAAAGGAAAGAGATGGGAAGAAAATTGGTGAACGGATACGGCTTGTGCTGCAAGATTTGGGTCCAACGTTCGTTAAATTGGGGCAAATTGCAAGCACTCGACCCGATCTCATTCCGGAGGACATCGTTCGGGAACTGGTAAAATTGCAGGATCGGGTTCCGCCGTTTTCCTTTCCAGAGGTTTGTGAAATTGTCCAACAGGAATTGGGCGGGAAGGTGGAAGAAATTTTCCATCACTTTGACGAGTTTCCCTTAGCCGCCGCTTCCATTGGACAAGTTCATCGGGCCACATTGCATTCGGGTGAAGATGTAGCGGTAAAAGTCCAACGTCCCAACATCATCAACGTTATTGAAAGCGATTTAGAAATTATCCAGGATTTGGCCATCCTTGCGGAGCACCGTTTAGAATGGGCGGAAAGATACCAAATTCGTGATATGGTGGAGGAATTTTCAAAGTCTCTTCGCGCCGAACTTGACTATACGATCGAAGGTCGTAACTCAGAGAAGATTTCCAATCAGTTCAGAAATGACCCTAAAATTTATGTTCCTAAAGTGTTTTGGGACTATTCCACCAAAAAGGTATTAACTATGGAATACATCGAAGGTGTCAAATTCAATGAACCGGAAAAACTGATTGAAAAAGGATACAACCAGAAACTTCTGGCAGAACGTTTGGCAAATGCGATCTTTCGCCAGATTTTCATTGAAGGTTTTTTCCATGGCGACCCTCATCCTGGAAATGTGTTGGTGTTGCAAGGAGAGGTCATCGCGTTTATGGATTTTGGCATGGTGGGACGCCTTACTCCGGAAATGAAATACCATTTTTCCTCACTGGTTATTGCATTGATGCGTCAAAGTACGGAGGGGGTAATCAAAGCTATACTTCGCATGGGGATTGTTCCTGATGATGTGAATATGGCCCAATTACGAAAAGATGTAGAGAATTTAAAGGAAAAATATTACGGAGTCCCGTTAAGTCAGCTGAGTCTTGGAGAGGCTGTCAACGACCTTTTCGCTGCGGCATTTCAACATCGAATCCGTATTCCGGCCGACCTGACTTTATTGGGTAAGACCCTGCTTACAGTTGAAGGGGTGGTCGAAAAACTCGATCCTGACTTTAGCATACTTGACATAGCAGAGCCGTTCGGACGCCAATTGTTGAAGGAACGAATTCATCCAAAGACCGTGGCCGAAATTCTATGGAAACATGCTGCCGAATACGGCGAGTTTCTGTCCAATCTTCCTGGGAACATTAAAGAGTTGAAATCTTTGATCAAGCGGGGGCGGCTACGACTCGAGATCGATATCCCCGAACTTGATCTTTTTTTGAGGAAACTGGAACGGATCAGCAACCGCTTGTCATTCAGCATTGTTTTATTGGCTTTCAGCATTATCATGGTGGGAATCATAATAGGCTCCTCGTTGGGCAGGCAAACTACGTTGTTATGGAAAATTCCAGCGATCGAGATTGGTTTTGCGGTGGCGACACTCATGTTTTTGTGGTTATTATATTCAATTTTCAAGTCGGGGAGGTTTTAA
- a CDS encoding monooxygenase family protein — protein sequence MRWRHSCFCGYYIQFSSRGGFNIILFTLTTRFCNSWRNFNKKVTSTGEVGFYHETFIVQEGQPLGFFFFCRG from the coding sequence TTGCGGTGGCGACACTCATGTTTTTGTGGTTATTATATTCAATTTTCAAGTCGGGGAGGTTTTAACATTATCTTATTTACACTGACGACTAGATTCTGCAATTCATGGAGGAACTTCAACAAGAAGGTAACCAGCACAGGTGAAGTCGGTTTTTATCACGAAACATTTATTGTTCAGGAAGGTCAGCCTCTTGGCTTTTTCTTTTTCTGCAGGGGGTAA